Proteins from a genomic interval of Synechococcus sp. A15-28:
- the atpB gene encoding F0F1 ATP synthase subunit A, whose translation MALLPFPLPFAELEVGHHLYWQIGDLYLHGQVFLSSWILIGILLALVLAGTRNMQRDPLGLQNLLEFLWNFIRDIARDNIGEKYYRDWLPFIGTLFLFIFVSNWGGALIPWKIIELPEGELGAPTADINTTVAMALLVSLAYFYAGLSRKGLRFFELYVEPTPIMLPFKIIEEFTKPLSLSFRLFGNILADELAVGVLVYLVPLLVPLPVMLLGLFTSAIQALIFATLTAFYIGEGLHEAH comes from the coding sequence ATGGCTTTGCTGCCCTTTCCACTCCCGTTCGCTGAACTGGAAGTGGGCCACCACCTGTACTGGCAGATCGGCGATCTGTACCTCCATGGCCAGGTCTTCCTGAGCTCCTGGATCCTGATCGGAATCCTGCTGGCGCTTGTTCTGGCTGGCACCCGCAACATGCAGCGCGACCCCCTGGGTCTGCAGAACCTGCTGGAGTTCCTCTGGAACTTCATTCGCGACATCGCCCGCGACAACATCGGCGAGAAGTACTACCGCGACTGGCTGCCGTTCATCGGCACCCTGTTCCTGTTCATCTTCGTCAGCAACTGGGGTGGCGCGCTGATCCCTTGGAAGATCATCGAGCTGCCCGAAGGTGAGCTCGGCGCTCCCACCGCCGACATCAACACCACCGTGGCCATGGCCCTGCTGGTGTCACTGGCTTATTTCTATGCCGGTCTGAGCCGAAAGGGCCTCCGCTTTTTCGAGCTGTACGTGGAGCCGACCCCGATCATGCTCCCGTTCAAGATCATCGAGGAATTCACAAAGCCTCTCTCCCTGTCTTTCCGTCTGTTCGGAAACATCCTTGCCGACGAATTGGCCGTGGGAGTTCTGGTGTACCTCGTTCCTCTGCTGGTGCCCCTGCCGGTGATGCTTCTCGGCTTGTTCACCAGTGCGATTCAGGCTCTGATCTTCGCGACTCTCACCGCCTTCTACATCGGTGAAGGTCTGCACGAGGCGCACTAA
- the atpE gene encoding ATP synthase F0 subunit C yields MDSITSAASVVAAGLAVGLAAIGPGIGQGTASGGAVEGIARQPEAEGKIRGTLLLSLAFMESLTIYGLVVALVLLFANPFAG; encoded by the coding sequence ATGGATTCCATCACCTCCGCCGCTTCCGTTGTGGCTGCTGGCCTGGCAGTCGGTCTGGCCGCCATCGGTCCTGGTATCGGTCAGGGCACCGCGTCCGGCGGCGCTGTTGAGGGCATTGCCCGTCAGCCCGAAGCCGAAGGCAAGATCCGCGGCACCCTGCTGCTGTCCCTGGCGTTCATGGAATCGCTGACCATCTACGGCCTGGTGGTGGCTCTGGTGCTCCTGTTCGCCAACCCCTTCGCCGGCTGA
- a CDS encoding F0F1 ATP synthase subunit B', translating to MTWLLLAEAGVPEGGLFDLDATLPLMAVQVVLLTFLLNVLFFRPVGKVVEDREGYISTSRADAKQKLAQVEQLEADLAEQLKGARQAAQAVISEAEQEDDRLYREALAAAEAEANRSKDESRRAIEAERESARTQLQGQVDQLSTTIINRLLAA from the coding sequence ATGACCTGGCTTCTGCTCGCTGAAGCAGGTGTTCCGGAGGGAGGTCTCTTCGACCTCGATGCCACCCTTCCGCTGATGGCGGTTCAGGTGGTTCTCCTCACCTTCCTGCTCAATGTCCTCTTCTTCCGTCCGGTCGGCAAGGTCGTGGAAGACCGTGAGGGCTACATCTCCACCAGTCGCGCCGATGCCAAGCAGAAGCTTGCCCAGGTGGAGCAGCTTGAAGCCGATCTGGCTGAACAGCTGAAAGGTGCTCGTCAGGCCGCTCAGGCCGTAATTAGCGAGGCCGAACAAGAGGATGATCGTCTGTACCGCGAAGCCTTGGCCGCGGCGGAAGCCGAAGCCAACCGCAGCAAAGACGAGAGCCGTCGCGCCATCGAAGCCGAGCGTGAATCCGCCCGCACCCAACTTCAGGGTCAGGTGGATCAGCTCAGCACCACCATCATCAACCGACTGCTGGCTGCGTGA
- a CDS encoding F0F1 ATP synthase subunit B, which translates to MTLNFNPLETNLVNLAIVIGVLVWFLRGFLGGILDRRRQAILQELQDAEARLKTATEELSKAQSDLAAAQQKADKIRVDGEARAAAIRSDGEQRTIAAMAAVKQGAAADADAEAARIKDTLRREAALAAIDKVLNDLPSRLDDQAQSNLIDSTIKNLENA; encoded by the coding sequence ATGACTCTGAATTTCAATCCCCTGGAGACCAATCTGGTCAACCTGGCCATCGTCATCGGCGTTCTGGTCTGGTTCCTGCGTGGTTTCCTCGGCGGCATCCTTGACCGTCGCCGCCAGGCCATCCTTCAGGAGCTTCAGGACGCCGAAGCGCGCCTGAAGACCGCCACCGAAGAGCTCAGCAAGGCCCAGTCGGATCTGGCTGCTGCCCAGCAGAAAGCCGACAAGATCCGTGTGGATGGAGAGGCCCGCGCGGCTGCCATCCGCAGTGATGGCGAACAGCGCACCATCGCTGCCATGGCTGCTGTCAAGCAGGGTGCAGCTGCTGATGCTGATGCCGAAGCAGCTCGTATTAAAGACACCCTTCGTCGTGAAGCTGCCCTGGCAGCCATCGACAAGGTGCTCAACGATCTGCCCTCCCGACTCGACGACCAAGCCCAGTCGAATCTGATCGACTCCACCATCAAAAATCTGGAGAACGCCTGA
- the atpH gene encoding ATP synthase F1 subunit delta — protein sequence MPLLNSLATPYAEALLQVTEARGESQAVADQCKQLLEIWESSADFRDAMVSPVLEPDAKKKALQSLVGEQVTESLLNLLKVLADRQRLLAFDAVLLRYLELYREQQGITLAEVRSAQTLTEDQQAALSKKVQAMAGTNKVDIDLSVDPSLIGGFVVSLGSQVIDASLAGQVRRLGLALAKAS from the coding sequence ATGCCTCTCCTGAATTCCCTCGCCACCCCCTACGCCGAAGCGCTGCTTCAGGTCACCGAGGCCCGTGGTGAATCCCAGGCGGTCGCCGACCAGTGCAAGCAACTGCTTGAAATCTGGGAGAGCTCCGCTGATTTCCGCGACGCCATGGTGTCTCCGGTCCTGGAGCCGGATGCCAAGAAAAAAGCTCTTCAGAGCCTGGTTGGCGAACAGGTAACTGAGTCACTGCTCAATCTGCTGAAGGTTCTTGCTGATCGCCAGCGCCTGTTGGCCTTTGATGCGGTGCTGCTCCGTTATCTGGAGCTCTACCGCGAGCAGCAGGGCATCACCCTGGCTGAAGTCCGCTCTGCCCAGACCCTCACCGAGGATCAGCAGGCGGCTCTCTCCAAGAAGGTGCAGGCGATGGCCGGCACCAACAAGGTCGACATTGACCTCAGTGTTGATCCCTCACTCATCGGCGGTTTCGTCGTGAGTCTCGGATCCCAGGTGATCGACGCCAGCCTGGCTGGCCAGGTTCGTCGCCTCGGTCTGGCGCTCGCCAAAGCGAGCTGA
- the atpA gene encoding F0F1 ATP synthase subunit alpha — translation MVSIRPDEISAILKQQIEDYDKSVSVSNVGTVLTVGDGIARVYGLQQAMAGELLEFEDGTEGIALNLEDDNVGAVLMGEGYGIQEGSTVKATGKIASVPVGEAMLGRVVNSLGRAIDGKGEIATSETRLIESMAPGIIQRKSVHEPMQTGITAIDAMIPVGRGQRELIIGDRQTGKTAIAIDTILNQADQDMICVYVAVGQKAASVANVVEVLRERGALDYSVIVAANASEPAALQYLAPYTGASIAEYFMYKGKATLVIYDDLSKQAAAYRQMSLLLRRQPGREAYPGDVFYCHSRLLERAAKLSDAMGKGSMTALPIIETQAGDVSAYIPTNVISITDGQIFLSSDLFNSGLRPAINVGISVSRVGGAAQTKAIKKIAGTLKLELAQFAELAAFSQFASDLDASTQQQLERGKRLRELLKQPQFSPLILAEQVAIVYAGVKGLIDAVPVDKVVDFSRELREYLKSNKPEFITEIQEKKVMSPEAEAILKDAISEVVSTLVASAA, via the coding sequence ATGGTTTCCATCCGTCCCGACGAGATCAGCGCCATCCTCAAACAACAGATTGAGGACTACGACAAGTCGGTTTCCGTCAGCAACGTCGGCACCGTCCTGACGGTGGGCGACGGCATCGCCCGCGTCTACGGCCTGCAGCAGGCCATGGCCGGTGAGCTCCTCGAGTTCGAGGACGGCACCGAAGGCATCGCCCTGAACCTCGAAGACGACAACGTCGGCGCGGTGCTGATGGGTGAGGGTTACGGCATTCAGGAAGGCAGCACGGTGAAGGCCACCGGCAAGATCGCCTCCGTGCCGGTGGGCGAGGCCATGCTGGGTCGCGTCGTGAACTCCCTGGGCCGCGCCATCGACGGCAAGGGTGAAATCGCCACAAGCGAGACGCGCCTGATCGAATCCATGGCGCCTGGAATCATCCAGCGCAAATCGGTGCACGAGCCGATGCAGACCGGCATCACCGCCATCGACGCGATGATCCCCGTTGGCCGTGGCCAGCGCGAGCTGATCATCGGTGACCGCCAGACCGGTAAGACCGCCATCGCGATCGACACGATCCTGAACCAGGCGGATCAGGACATGATCTGCGTCTACGTGGCCGTGGGTCAGAAGGCCGCCTCCGTGGCCAACGTTGTTGAAGTGCTGCGCGAACGCGGTGCCCTCGATTACTCCGTGATCGTGGCCGCCAACGCCTCCGAGCCCGCTGCACTGCAGTACCTGGCTCCTTACACCGGCGCCTCCATTGCCGAGTACTTCATGTACAAGGGCAAGGCCACCCTGGTGATCTACGACGACCTCTCCAAGCAGGCCGCCGCTTACCGCCAGATGTCCCTGCTGCTCCGTCGTCAGCCCGGTCGTGAGGCTTACCCCGGCGACGTCTTCTACTGCCACAGCCGCCTGCTGGAGCGTGCCGCCAAGCTGTCCGATGCCATGGGCAAGGGCTCGATGACCGCTCTGCCGATCATCGAAACCCAGGCTGGTGACGTTTCGGCTTACATCCCCACCAACGTGATTTCGATCACGGATGGTCAGATCTTCCTGAGCTCCGACCTGTTCAACTCCGGTCTGCGCCCCGCCATCAACGTGGGTATCTCCGTGAGCCGGGTGGGTGGTGCTGCCCAGACCAAGGCCATCAAGAAGATCGCCGGCACCCTCAAGCTGGAACTGGCTCAGTTCGCCGAACTGGCCGCCTTCTCCCAGTTCGCCTCCGACCTCGACGCCTCCACCCAGCAGCAGCTGGAGCGTGGCAAGCGTCTGCGGGAACTGCTGAAGCAGCCCCAGTTCAGCCCCCTGATCCTGGCTGAGCAGGTCGCCATCGTTTATGCCGGCGTCAAGGGCCTGATCGATGCCGTCCCCGTCGACAAGGTGGTCGACTTCTCCCGTGAACTGCGTGAGTATCTCAAGTCCAACAAGCCTGAGTTCATAACCGAAATCCAGGAGAAGAAGGTGATGAGCCCTGAAGCTGAGGCGATCCTCAAGGACGCCATCAGCGAAGTCGTGTCCACCCTCGTCGCTTCGGCGGCCTGA
- a CDS encoding F0F1 ATP synthase subunit gamma, giving the protein MANLKEIRDRIKSVKNTRKITEAMRLVAAAKVRRAQEQVLRSRPFADRLARILENLQSRMRFEDASSPLMEQRDVETMTLVSVTGDRGLCGGYNANIIKRTEQRFAELTGKGFKVKLVLIGNKAIGYFTKRDYPVQATFSGLEQVPTADEANTISTDVLAEFMGAGTDRVELIFTKFINLVSCKPVVQTLLPLDPQDIADPEDEIFRLTTKDGRVTVEPGAGAANTEPKIASDIVFEQTPDQLLNALLPLYLQNQMLRSLQESAASELASRMTAMNNASDNAKELAKTLTLDYNKARQAAITQEILEVAGGAAAVG; this is encoded by the coding sequence ATGGCGAATCTCAAGGAAATCCGAGACCGAATTAAGTCGGTCAAGAACACCCGCAAGATCACCGAGGCCATGCGTCTCGTGGCTGCAGCCAAAGTGCGTCGCGCCCAGGAGCAGGTGCTCCGCAGCCGTCCCTTCGCGGACCGGTTGGCGCGGATCCTGGAAAACCTCCAGTCCCGCATGCGCTTTGAAGATGCCTCCTCACCGCTGATGGAACAGCGCGATGTGGAGACCATGACCCTGGTGTCCGTCACCGGTGATCGCGGGTTGTGTGGTGGCTACAACGCCAACATCATCAAGCGCACGGAACAGCGTTTCGCTGAGCTCACCGGCAAGGGCTTCAAGGTGAAGCTCGTGCTGATCGGCAACAAGGCCATCGGCTACTTCACCAAGCGTGATTACCCGGTGCAGGCCACCTTCTCCGGTCTGGAGCAGGTCCCCACCGCCGATGAAGCCAACACCATCTCCACCGATGTACTGGCCGAGTTCATGGGCGCCGGCACCGATCGCGTCGAGCTGATCTTCACCAAGTTCATCAACCTGGTGAGCTGCAAGCCGGTCGTGCAGACCCTGCTGCCCCTGGACCCCCAGGACATTGCCGATCCCGAAGATGAGATCTTCCGACTCACCACCAAGGACGGTCGTGTGACCGTGGAACCCGGTGCCGGCGCTGCCAACACCGAACCCAAGATCGCTTCGGACATCGTGTTCGAGCAGACCCCGGACCAGCTGCTGAATGCTCTGCTTCCGCTCTATCTGCAGAACCAGATGCTGCGTTCATTGCAGGAATCTGCGGCCTCTGAACTGGCCAGCCGGATGACCGCCATGAACAACGCAAGCGACAACGCCAAGGAGTTGGCCAAAACCCTGACCCTTGACTACAACAAGGCCCGCCAGGCCGCCATTACCCAGGAAATCCTGGAAGTGGCTGGTGGTGCAGCCGCTGTGGGTTGA
- a CDS encoding putative 2OG-Fe(II) oxygenase yields MALQLNSLFPTVVATAQLTLDPLELAAQLQTLLALRGAATGNPSPGCAWTGDLNGVWQLHRHPDFLRSTDLVVEQAWDYLAAVGFDRSQVALHLQRCWPVLSDWDQAVGRHHHPNAHLSAVLYLTGSGSCEEGVLRLHAPVQPNELVPGLAAGHGGPIAAEHPFNLSHWDIAPHPGLLVLFPSRLDHSVLVNGDPELLRCSISFDFALTAPADGQPPEYLAPHPTVWTPQSARVN; encoded by the coding sequence ATGGCCCTCCAGCTCAATTCGCTCTTCCCGACCGTTGTCGCCACGGCCCAGCTGACACTGGATCCGCTGGAGCTGGCAGCACAGCTGCAGACCCTGCTGGCGCTGAGGGGGGCAGCCACGGGTAACCCAAGCCCCGGTTGTGCCTGGACCGGTGACCTCAATGGTGTGTGGCAGTTGCATCGTCATCCCGATTTCCTGCGTTCGACTGATCTTGTGGTGGAGCAGGCCTGGGACTATCTGGCTGCGGTGGGTTTTGACCGTTCCCAGGTGGCCTTGCACCTGCAACGTTGCTGGCCTGTCCTCAGCGACTGGGATCAAGCAGTCGGACGCCATCACCACCCCAATGCCCATCTCAGTGCCGTGCTGTATCTGACTGGGTCTGGTTCCTGTGAGGAGGGCGTGCTGCGTCTTCATGCCCCTGTCCAACCGAATGAGTTGGTGCCTGGTCTTGCGGCCGGCCACGGCGGTCCGATCGCGGCTGAGCATCCTTTCAACCTGTCCCACTGGGATATTGCACCCCATCCGGGGCTGCTGGTGTTATTCCCCTCTCGCTTGGACCACAGCGTGCTGGTCAATGGCGATCCGGAGCTTCTCCGCTGCTCGATCAGTTTCGACTTTGCCCTGACGGCCCCTGCCGATGGCCAGCCTCCGGAGTACTTAGCGCCCCACCCCACAGTCTGGACGCCCCAGTCAGCGAGGGTCAACTGA
- a CDS encoding 2Fe-2S iron-sulfur cluster-binding protein, whose product MSEVATYTVHAEFEGTTHSFSCREDQTVLNAAEAAGIPLPSSCCSGVCTTCAAVVTEGRVEQPDAMGVKGELQEQGYSLLCVAFPRADLTLKAGQEDALYEAQFGQYQK is encoded by the coding sequence ATGTCCGAGGTGGCCACCTACACCGTCCACGCTGAGTTCGAGGGCACCACGCACAGTTTCAGCTGCCGTGAGGATCAAACCGTCCTGAATGCCGCAGAAGCAGCCGGCATCCCCCTGCCCAGCTCCTGCTGCTCCGGTGTCTGCACAACGTGTGCCGCTGTGGTCACGGAGGGACGTGTCGAGCAACCCGATGCAATGGGAGTGAAGGGGGAACTGCAGGAGCAGGGTTACAGCCTGCTGTGTGTGGCTTTTCCCCGGGCTGATTTGACCTTGAAGGCCGGCCAGGAAGACGCTCTCTATGAAGCCCAGTTCGGCCAATATCAGAAATGA